Within the Butyrivibrio sp. AE3004 genome, the region TTTACCCTGTGACATTCCGATTGTGCAGGATGTGCAGCCTGTGCAGTCAAGGATGTTGTAATCTCTCAAATTGATCATTGTTACCTCAGCTCCAGCCTCTTCACAGGCAATAAGAGCTTCCTTTAACAAGATTTCGCTGTTACTGTTTTTTCTTCCGGCAGTAACCCCCATTACTTTGATACTCATAATGTTTCTCCCTTTTTTAATAGATATGTCATACGTTAGTTAAGAATTTATCATTCTCTGTTCCTCTTTACATCCAACAGATATTGAGTAAAAATGGTAAATATCGCGCACCTTTTCCGACGAATGTCGGATGTAACTTAAAATTACGAAAATAATCCCAGAGGTCAGATAAAATGGCATATATTACAGATATTGTTAACGGAATAACAAAAAAATACAGAGTAGAAGTTCATGGAAATTATCAAAAGAGACATTCAATTGACGGAATACGTTTCCTTGATAAGACTGATGTAAATATTGAGCATCTGACACCCGGGCTTTTATACCTTGCAGACTACCGGATTTTTGGAGATGCACAGGTTTACGGCGATGTATTTTTTATAGGAACAGGAGATGCCACTCCTGTATCGGACTCTCTGTATGTCAGGGAAGAGCTTGATATTTTTGAATTATATAATCTGATGGAAGATGTCATTTTGACCTATCAGAGAATTGATGTGCAAAAGCAGAGTCTTTTTTCCGTATTGCATAACGGCTATGGTATCGAGGCTCTTCTTCAGACCGCAAACAAATATCTTGAAAATCCCGTTGTTGTATGTGACAGCAGCTATGGCATAATCGCTTCCTACCCGGAACTGGCAGACCGTGAAAATCTGGAAATCAGAAATAACCGCCTTACTGTTCGTGCAAGGAACTCGGCAGACATGGAGCAAAAAAAAATCACCGAGCGAATATATCACTCGGTGTATCCCTTTGCAGTTAAGTTCGATGATTATCCTTTTGACTGGATTTTTGAAAGTATACGAATAAAGCATGCTGTTGTCGGATACATCTGTATCATCTGCAACAATCGCGAATATGTGGAAAATGACCTGGATCTTATTCATTCACTCGCACAGATGGTATCCATCCAGCTTCAAAAGGATGACTCCTATCGAAATCCTCAGGGCATAAAATATGATATGTTTCTAAAGGACCTTTTTGCCAGACATTTTGATGAGGGAACTGCCCTTTCGCAGCTTACTCTTCTCGGAGTAAAGCCCAAGGAATACTATTACATACTAGCCTGCAGCTTTACCGTTTCGTCAAAGAGACTTATGGCTTACCACCATTATATCCACCAGCTGACCACGATTTTCACAAACAGCGTCACCGGTGTCTTCGGAAACCGCTTTGTAACACTGGTGTCCACTTCTAAAATGATGACCCTGAATGAAAAAACGTCAAACAGACTTGAAACCTTTCTTACCATGAACCATATGATAGGAACAGTCAGCTACCTGTACGATAAATTAGGTGACAGCTCTGCTTATTTCAACCAATGCCAGGGACTGTTATCCCAAAGACTCTCCGTTTTTAATGAGTCTCCCATAATCTATTATCAGGATTATTATTTAAAACACATTCTGAATATGCAGAGTAAACACGACCTTGTTATGGCATCCGTGCATCCTTCCGTAAAATTCATGAAGAAGTATGATGAAGAAAACGGAACAAACTACACCTCTACCCTTCAGACTTATTTTGAAAATAACAGAAGCGCACCTGCTACTGCAAATGCGCTTTTCATACATAAATCAACCTTGTTTTATCGCTTCGATAAAATGAAACAGTTATTTGGAATAACGCTTGATGACAAGGATGCTCTTTTTTCTTATGAGTATTCCCTGAAGATCTTAGAACCGGGTACCGTACATGAGCACTAGTACATCTGTTATT harbors:
- a CDS encoding PucR family transcriptional regulator; translated protein: MAYITDIVNGITKKYRVEVHGNYQKRHSIDGIRFLDKTDVNIEHLTPGLLYLADYRIFGDAQVYGDVFFIGTGDATPVSDSLYVREELDIFELYNLMEDVILTYQRIDVQKQSLFSVLHNGYGIEALLQTANKYLENPVVVCDSSYGIIASYPELADRENLEIRNNRLTVRARNSADMEQKKITERIYHSVYPFAVKFDDYPFDWIFESIRIKHAVVGYICIICNNREYVENDLDLIHSLAQMVSIQLQKDDSYRNPQGIKYDMFLKDLFARHFDEGTALSQLTLLGVKPKEYYYILACSFTVSSKRLMAYHHYIHQLTTIFTNSVTGVFGNRFVTLVSTSKMMTLNEKTSNRLETFLTMNHMIGTVSYLYDKLGDSSAYFNQCQGLLSQRLSVFNESPIIYYQDYYLKHILNMQSKHDLVMASVHPSVKFMKKYDEENGTNYTSTLQTYFENNRSAPATANALFIHKSTLFYRFDKMKQLFGITLDDKDALFSYEYSLKILEPGTVHEH